Sequence from the Diorhabda carinulata isolate Delta chromosome 5, icDioCari1.1, whole genome shotgun sequence genome:
AGCTTGGGTTGGAATTCATACGCTTGTATATGTAATACAGGTTTCGCTGGAAACGGTGTATATTGTGCCAAAGATACGGATCTTGATAGATGGCCCGATATAGAACTACCATGTAATGATAAATTCTGTCAAATGGTAAGTGATTGAATAATCAATTGATCATTTGTAGAtagttttttttcctttataaataatttcaattgtaaTTGTTTTCATGAAGGATAATTGCAAGTATACACCCAATTCTGGACAAGAAGACACTGATGGTGATAGAATTGGCGATGCTTGTGACGATGATCCTGATAATGACGGTGTTAAAAATCAGGTAAATCTAAATTTTgagtattcaaaatttctttaactATTAGTCTGTGAGTTACTTGCTGAATTCTCCACGTCTGTGATTTCTTTCCTGACATGTTTCGATTTCCTAGTACAATTCTTTTCTATAAGAGTTTTTACCCTTGACTCGTGGGgaatttattcaatcaaaataaacaCTGCAGAAAATTAATTACGTAACAGATTAAAAGCAAAAATCATTCGTGTCTGGTGGTAGACTTACTATTAACTGGTCTCTCGTCTCCCCTTCTTTGAATATAAAGCGGGCAGATCCGGCATTATCCCTAAATGATTGGTTCGTTATAATTCTTAATTTCTTCTCTACTCTTAATCTTCAGTCATCTTCTCCTAGTCAGAATTCACTATTCAAAGAGATAAAACATTACCATGGCATCCTTCATCTTGGAAAACAATACTTTGTAActgttattcatttttttgtgatactGCAATGTTAGCTTCCTCGTATTTTCTCTGTTTTCTTAGtagttatattatttataatgtgtCTCTTTTTCCACGTTTTTCCTGATTTAGTCCACGTTAGTTCCGATATCGATCTTCACCTTTTTAACTGtcattcttctctttttttttaatggaaatttctTGGTTTGTTCTATTAAACATAAGTTTTACTTTACTTTTTGAATCCTATTATCTCCAATTCAtcaattctaataaattttattgtttcttcaCCCTTTCAAAGTTACAAGAAACTTCACCTCTTTAAGAGTCgaaatacaataattttccaCTTCTTTCCTCCTTTCCTTTTTCACTCCACGTTATTTCCAGTCTAGATCTTCACCCTTTTAACCCTCTCTTTTGTTAAGtaaaatttcttcgttttttctATTAAACAATCGTCATTAGATCTATTTCCATTTTCCTTATTTCTCTTATTCTTTTTTTGAATCTTATAAACTCTCATTCATCAGTTCTGGTAAATTTCATTCTTTCTTCACCCTTTTTAAGTTACTAAACTTCACCTTCTGAAGAGTCAGatacaatttttcttcattttttttgctGATTTAATCCACGTTTGCTCTAACTCCCTAACTTCCCCTTTCAACTGTCATTCTTCTCTTTTGTTAAGtaaaatttcttcgttttttctATTAAACAATCGTCATTAGATCTATTGCCATTTTCCTTATTTCTCTTATTCTTTTTTTGAATCTTATAAACTCTCATTCATCAGTTCTGGTAAATTTCATTCTTTCTTCACCCTTTTTAAGTTACTAGACTTCACCTTTTGAAGAGTCAGatacaatttttcttcaaatttttttgctgaTTTAATCCACGTTTGCTCAAACTCCCTAACTTCCCCTTTCAACTGTCATTCTTCTCTTTTGTTAAGtaaaatttcttcgttttttctATTAAACGATCGTCATTAGATCTATTGCCATTTTCCTTATTTCTCTTATTCTTTTTTTGAATCTTATAAACTCTCATTCATCAGTTCTGGTAAATTTCATTCTTTCTTCACCCTTTTTAAGTTACTAGACTTCACCTTTTGAAGAGTCAGatacaatttttcttcaatttttttgctgatTTAATCCACGTTTGCTCTAACTCCCTAACTTCCCCTTTCAACTGTCATTCTTCTCTTTTGTTAAGtaaaatttcttcgttttttctATTAAACAATCGTCATTAGATCTATTTccattttccttatttttcttattcactTTTTGAATCTTATAAACTCTCATTCATCAGTTCTGGTAAATTTCATTCTTTCTTCACCCTTTTTAAGTTACTAGACTTCACCTTTTGAAGAGTCAGatacaatttttcttcaatttttctctgATTTAATCCACGTTAGCTCTAACTCCCTAACTTCCCCTTTCAACTGTCATTCTTCTCTTTTGTTAAGtaaaatttcttcgttttctcTATTAAACAATCGTCATTAGATCTATTTCCATTTTCCTTATTTCTCTTATTCACTTTTTGAATCTTATAAACTCTCATTCATCAGTTCTGGTAAATTTCATTCTTTCTTCACCCTTTTTAAGTTACTAGACTTCACCTTTTGAAGAGTCAGatacaatttttcttcaatttttttgctgatTTAATCCACGTTTGCTCTAACTCCCTAACTTCCCCTTTCAACTGTCATTCTTCTCTTTTGTTAAGtaaaatttcttcgttttttctATTAAACAATCGTCATTAGATCTATTTccattttccttatttttcttattcactTTTTGAATCTTATAAACTCTCATTCATCAGTTCTGGTAAATTTCATTCTTTCTTCACCCTTTTTAAGTTACTAAACTTCACCTTCTGAAGAGTCGGatacaatttttcttcaagttttctCTGATTTAATCCACGTTAGCTCTAACTCCCTAACTTCCCCTTTCAACTGTCATTCTTCTCTTTTGTTAAGtaaaatttcttcgttttctcTATTAAACAATCGTCATTAGATCTATTTCCATTTTCCTTATTTCTCTTATTCACTTTTTGAATCTTATAAACTCTCTTTCATCAGTTCTGGTaaatttcattctttctttACCCTTTTTAAGTTACTAGACTTCACCTTTTGAAGAGTCAGatacaatttttcttcaattttttttctgatttaatCCACGTTAGCTCTAACTCCCTAACTTCCCCTTTCAACTGTCATTCTTCTCTTTTGATAAGTAAAATTTCTTCGTTTCTTCTTTTAGCTGTCGTcatcatttttcttataattttttcttatcaatattactcctaattcattttttgaattctaTACATTCTTATTCATCAGTTGTTTTCGTGAATTTAATTCacttttgaatttgattcttctttttttggataGTAAAAGTTATGTACTTTTTCTCTCAAATAGATGTTTCTTAAAATTCGTTTAAATGTCCGTcaataatctaaaaaaatttttccttttccatccatttgtaattaatttgatcttttttcaatttctgattattttttaataatctttcACTATTTATATACAGTGTATTCCACAATTAATTaacttatatattatattaggATAACTGTCCATTGATAGCAAATCCGGATCAAAAAGACACCGATTACGACGGTGGAGATAGCATAGGAGACGTTTGTGACAATTGTCCTTACGTAAAAAATCCAGATCAAAGCGATATTGACGGCGATGGCAAAGGTGATGCTTGCGATGAAGATATAGATAACGATAGAATCATTAACGAGAGAGACAACTGCGTTAGAATACCGAATTACGATCAAGCCGATAGAGATGGAGACGGAGTAGGTGATGTTTGTGATAACTGTCCTTCCGCCTACAATCCGGGACAGGAAGACATAGATGAGAATAACGTTGGAGATGTTTGTGATTCACCCATAGATACTGATAAGTAAGTGAAATGATTAATTTAAACTATTCGATTACTTGTTTACACttgaaagcaaaaaaattttctcaaatgaCACATGACACATGAACACATAGAATAAGCTATGGATTGACCAGCGTATAGCCCGGAAttgaatcctatcgagcatttaAGAAAGGGATAGCATCGAATAAGATCCAGTGAAGAAActttctttaatattaattataaacctCTTTCATTGTCAATGATTCCTTTTGATCGTTAGCAAGCGACTTTAGTCGTTTTTTTTCTCACGAGTGTATAAATGCTTCGTAAACTTTAGTCTAGTTATAGTATCTCATTTGCTTTCAACTTTTGCTTCCTTTCATCTTCAACGGCACTAATTAGCACCAAAAGTCTTTCTTTTACCTttccttgttataattttaactttactgctttttaatttgtgttgttcatattttttattgttttgtatatatgTTGATTTGTGGATTTTGTTTTCCCTTCATCAGTTTCTTTTTCTATCTAATTTCAAGTCTGATTATTCTTCTTTACTCTCACTGACACTGTGTGATTTCTAAATTCTTCTTTCGTGATGTTAGTGCCATTATTATCGCTAcatattgaatcaatttttgtgtttgacatcaatagataaCGACAGCTGATTAAACTATTTAATTATAGAGATGGAATACCAGATAATCACGATAATTGCAAACATATAGCAAATCCTAATCAGTTAGATACAGATAGAGATGGAAAGGGAGACGCTTGTGATAATGATATTGATGAAGATGGAGTACCAAATAACATGGATAACTGTGTTTACGTTTACAATCCGGATCAATTAGATTCTAATAGTGAGTGTATAAACcactaaaaccaaaaaatatatatataaatctttaaactagtatttattttattctagaaAACGGACGTGGAGATAAGTGCGATAACGACACGGACGCTGACCACGTACCTGACATAACGGACGTGTGTCCTACGAATTCATTGATTTACCAGACAGATTTCAGTAAATACCAAACGGTCGTATTGGATCCTGAAGGTGAAACTCAAACTGATCCGATCTGGGAAATATACAATCAAGGAGCTGAAATCGTACAAACGATCAACAGTGATCCAGGATTAGCTGTGGGACACGATACTTTCACAGGAGTAGATTTCGAAGGAACTTTCTTTGTAGATTCTGATGAAGACGACGATTACGTCGGATTTATCTTCAGGTAATATTGatcgaattattattattattaaaaaaaaatgtatttttgtttttgtagttaCCAAAGTAATAGGAAATTCTACGCGGTTATGTGGAAGAAACATCCTCAATTATATTGGGAAGCCGAGCCGTTTAGAGCGTTCGCCGAACCTGGTATTCAGATAAAAGTAATTGATTCCGAAACAGGCCCGGGAGAAGTACTTAGAAATTCGTTATGGCACACAGGAGACACTCCCAATCAAGTAAGACTCCTTTGGAAGGACCCGAGGAACGAAGGATGGAAAGAAAAGACTTCATATAGATGGTTTTTGATACACAGACCAGTTATTGGACTTATTAGATTGAAAATATTCGATGGGGAAAATATGGTTGTAGACTCTGGTAATTTGTTCGATACAACTCATAAAGGAGGAAGGTTAGGAGTTCTTTGTTTCTCGCAGCAAATGATTATTTGGTCCGATTTGGCGTACAGATGTAATGGTGAGTAATGTACAATTACTTCGTTTTTTAGACTTTTTACACATTATATTTAACCAATTGAACCACTATATCAAATCgaatataaattttcacttGGTTATGTGGAAATATAGCAAATTCCAACCTCATCTTATCTCattattgcatattttgaaactatatttGATCAAACcaaattgtagaatttttcGTTTCTTCAGTTTATAATGATTACATAAAATTAGGTTATTTGCTGTAACCAGTCTGAAATTGCTTTCATCACAGAACATATTGTTTGTTTCAAGGCGTATTTTCACGAGTCtatttaaattaaacaattCGAATCGTTCGATTTGCGTTTCTCGATCGTTAGTTTTCATAAGCTGAACGGCCAATCCGGAATTCGATTCggatattcaattttctatcgGTTCGGTAATCGATCTTTGGAATTGCGCCTTCATTGTGACTGATCGCTTAAGCTCTGTTTTAAGGCGTATTTTCACGAGTCtatttaaattaaacaattCGAATCGTTCGATTTGCGTTGAGAACAAAAAGGTTTCTCGATCGTTAGTTTTTATAAGCTGAACGGCCAATCCGGAATTTGATTCggatattcaattttctatcgATCTTTGGAATTGCGCCTTCATAGTGACTGATCGATTAAGCCCTGAATCTGATGTATTATAATAACATCTGGTGAAAttatattaggttaggttatttgcTGTAACCAGTCTGAAGTTGCTTATTTAATTTGCTCCATGGGTTTTATCACTATAAGTCttgttgttcaaaaattttctttctaagTAACCTTTGAAGTACAAATCAATTTGTTTGCTCCTATCGCTAATAGTGCGATAAATATTCAGAAACAAacttttcccattttttcacaaaattatctcatatatttcaatattggatTTCTTCCTTATTTTCCAGATAATGTTAAAGAAGAAGTATGGAGAGAACTATCACCAAGACAACAAAATAAGGTTAAAATTGACAACGTTGGTGCATACAGCATTAAAGCTCCAGAAttgtaatttcatattaaatttttttttaaccattcaaatttttaaaataaattaacaaattttttgttgaatcgAATATCAATTGACActtcaaatttttcgttttatttaattttatttaattaacgaATTATAAAATGATTCCCGACTAGCTGAATAGTCAGAAACTCCTGTGGTTTGATTCCACTGCCAGATAAAGACTGCATGAAGGCTTCAGTTTACGCGTCAATGAAATATAGCAGCTGAAAATGGTATCGGGTTGTCCCTCTCGACTCGCGGCCAGCTGCAGATTCGATAGTCCCTTCGCGTAGCCCAACAGCGGGTGCAATGTTATTGCCACAAACTCGTTGTTCGATGGACGTAGCACCGGGGTACTAACAAGCTTCTTCAAGTTATAAACCTTGTGAGGAGGAGGGCTGGAGGTCGAGGCAACCCTAGGATCCGGGGACATTACACCCTGAAGCGTCCCGAcagttttgaaatttcttcttttttgttcctCTATGCCATGTGTCAACGTTTGAAAAAGCAGGGATCAATGTTTTGACATCAGTAGAAATCGATACTTTGGGGGTAGTGAGTTCAATGAACCGTGTTTGCTCAGTAGTCTCGGGGTAAAGAGGAGGATTTGTCATGGTACCTGTTCTTGAAGGTCCTTTGATATGAGTATTTCACCAGGTTTCCCGCAGGTATTACTCCTGACAGTAAAAAGGGAGACCATTACGTTGAACAGCTCTCtgctaataaatattttgtgtggaaagataaaaaagataaaatgattTGTAATTTGCATCCTTTCAGAGATGAAACTGGGGTTATAAAGGTGGAAACCAAGATTGCTGAAAGGGTTGATTTGAAGTCATTCTCGACACTAATTCTACTTCTCTACTATCATCTTGATTAGGGATCGGATACCGTTCATCCTTCGGCACTATTACCTCCACTTTGGATTAACCCAATAAAAATGAACCGTCCTTTACACTGACACCCTCGTATTGCCCACGTAGGCGCACCCGAGGCGTACGACCGGGTTTCCTCACAACCGTCAATGTCCAACGGCTCCTTGAA
This genomic interval carries:
- the LOC130894472 gene encoding cartilage oligomeric matrix protein, translating into MGCGAVTTIFIITCFIYLTDSVLLDAGKTKELEGVINDDQFIVSLRHIKPRKRSRGLLETLFAVDFPNSNNKFALLLDRKVKKVIVETLEDGRKRSQHFTVDPLDEDTIIKSLILEINQIQPGAHATLYLDCDSYGMVALPKTLKEMHQTHNHPKLEVYHERKYQIEIDGHHRDLRMVLNRNECPVSIQSNLSKNYENYLNDNDLSDDPNVQAQEPDYDQYRRGGEDPYRRRSEDPQRGDIPLISQLEDSGILDRLNLLIERVNFEVKRCEATTQAIDNLRRLIEQCELCKPQPIKVPTCETHPPNCFQGVRCYNTEQGPRCGPCPRGYVGDGYTCTPGRTCADNPCAPNVQCTDTIRGAQCGRCPPGFEGDGFTCTRINPCQYNPCAPGSICVPVEESPYYQCQGCPPGFTGNGTKCQDIDECDLVQPCDPRVSCHNLRPGYRCDPCPPGFRTESDSQGIGIEEAQRRRQVCIDIDECLEGRVCVPHSECINTEGSYHCGPCEYGFIGNQTIGCVQGEGYCPSGDRCDINAACHSLGWNSYACICNTGFAGNGVYCAKDTDLDRWPDIELPCNDKFCQMDNCKYTPNSGQEDTDGDRIGDACDDDPDNDGVKNQDNCPLIANPDQKDTDYDGGDSIGDVCDNCPYVKNPDQSDIDGDGKGDACDEDIDNDRIINERDNCVRIPNYDQADRDGDGVGDVCDNCPSAYNPGQEDIDENNVGDVCDSPIDTDKDGIPDNHDNCKHIANPNQLDTDRDGKGDACDNDIDEDGVPNNMDNCVYVYNPDQLDSNKNGRGDKCDNDTDADHVPDITDVCPTNSLIYQTDFSKYQTVVLDPEGETQTDPIWEIYNQGAEIVQTINSDPGLAVGHDTFTGVDFEGTFFVDSDEDDDYVGFIFSYQSNRKFYAVMWKKHPQLYWEAEPFRAFAEPGIQIKVIDSETGPGEVLRNSLWHTGDTPNQVRLLWKDPRNEGWKEKTSYRWFLIHRPVIGLIRLKIFDGENMVVDSGNLFDTTHKGGRLGVLCFSQQMIIWSDLAYRCNDNVKEEVWRELSPRQQNKVKIDNVGAYSIKAPEL